One window from the genome of Nicotiana sylvestris chromosome 9, ASM39365v2, whole genome shotgun sequence encodes:
- the CBTS3 gene encoding germacrene C synthase-like (The RefSeq protein has 2 substitutions compared to this genomic sequence), giving the protein MSQSISPLICSHFAKFQSNIWRCNTSQLRVIHSSYASFGGRRKERVRRMNRAMDLSSSSRHLADFPSTIWGDHFLSYNSEITEITTQEKNEHELLKEIVRKMLVETLDNSTQKLVLIDTIQRLGLAYHFNDEIENSIQNIFYLSQNSEDNDEHNLYVAALRFRLARQQGNYMSSDVFKQFTNHDGKFKENHTNDVQGLLSLYEAAHMRVHDEEILEEALIFTTTHLESVIPNLSNSLKVQVTEALSHPIRKTIPRVGARKYIYIYENIGTHNDLLLKFAKLDFNMLQKLHLKELNELTSWWKDLDCANKFPYAKDRLVEAYFWTVGIYFEPQYSRSRSMITKVVKMNSIIDDTYDAYATFDELVLFTDAIQRWDEGAMDSLPTYLRSIYQGLLDVFNEMEEVLAKEGKADRIYYAKKEMKKLVAAYFKEAQWLNANYIPKCEEYMKNGVVTSTGTMYGIISLVVMEEIITKEAFEWLANEPLILRAASTICRLMDDMADHEVEQQREHVASFVECYMEEYGVSKQEAYVEMRKKITNACKDINKELLRPTAVPMFILERTLNFIRLVGTFLKDDDGYTNPKSQVKDSIALLFVESIDI; this is encoded by the exons atgagTCAATCAATTTCTCCATTAATCTGTTCTCACTTTGCGAAATTTCAGTCGAATATTTGGAGATGCAATACTTCTCAACTCAGAGTTATACACTCATCATATGCCTCTTTTGGagggagaagaaaagagagagtaaGAAGAATGAATCGAGCAATGGATCTTTCTTCAAGCTCTCGTCATTTGGCAGATTTTCCCTCAACAATTTGGGGTGACCATTTTCTCTCCTACAATTCTGAAATAACA GAAATTACTACCCAAGagaaaaatgaacatgaattgcTAAAAGAAATAGTTCGAAAAATGTTGGTAGAAACTCTAGATAATAGTACACAAAAACTAGTCTTGATTGACACAATTCAAAGATTGGGATTAGCATATCATTTCAATTATGAGATTGAAAACTCCATTCAAAACATCTTTTATTTGTCTCAAAATAGTGAAGATAACGATGAACACAACCTTTATGTGGCTGCTCTTCGTTTTCGACTTGCGAGGCAACAAGGAAATTACATGTCTTCAG ATGTGTTCAAGCAATTCACTAACCATGACGGAAAATTCAAGGAAAATCATACTAATGATGTTCAAGGATTACTGAGTTTGTATGAAGCAGCACATATGAGAGTGCACGACGAGGAAATTCTAGAAGAAGCTCTTATATTTACCACGACTCATCTCGAGTCCGTGATCCCGAATTTGAGCAACTCGCTTAAGGTACAAGTTACTGAAGCCTTAAGCCATCCTATTCGCAAAACTATACCAAGGGTGGGAGCAAggaaatacatatacatatatgaaAACATTGGAACACATAATGATTTGCTTTTGAAATTTGCAAAGTTGGACTTCAACATGTTACAAAAGCTTCATCTAAAAGAGCTTAACGAGCTAACAAG CTGGTGGAAAGATTTGGATTGTGCAAACAAATTTCCATATGCGAAGGACAGATTAGTAGAAGCTTACTTTTGGACGGTGGGAATATATTTTGAACCTCAATATAGTCGTTCAAGAAGTATGATAACAAAAGTAGTCAAAATGAACTCCATTATTGATGACACTTATGATGCTTATGCAACTTTTGATGAGCTTGTGCTTTTCACGGATGCGATCCAAAG ATGGGACGAAGGTGCCATGGATTCATTACCGACATATCTGAGATCTATTTATCAAGGTCTTCTCGACGTTTTCAATGAAATGGAAGAAGTATTGGCTAAAGAAGGTAAAGCAGATCGAATCTACTATGCAAAAAAAGAG ATGAAAAAGTTGGTGGCAGCCTATTTTAAGGAAGCTCAATGGTTGAATGCTAACTACATTCCAAAATGTGAGGAGTATATGAAAAATGGAGTTGTAACCTCTACCGGTACGATGTATGGAATAATTTCTTTGGTTGTTATGGAGGAAATTATAACAAAAGAGGCTTTTGAATGGTTGGCAAATGAACCTTTGATTCTTCGAGCTGCATCAACAATCTGTAGATTAATGGATGATATGGCTGATCATGAA GTTGAACAACAAAGAGAACACGTTGCTTCATTTGTTGAGTGCTACATGGAAGAATATGGAGTTTCAAAGCAAGAAGCATATGTTGAGATGCGGAAAAAAATCACAAATGCGTGTAAAGATATAAATAAGGAACTCCTGCGCCCTACTGCAGTACCAATGTTTATCCTCGAACGAACTTTAAATTTTATCAGATTGGTCGGCACATTTTTGAAGGATGATGATGGATACACAAATCCCAAATCCCAAGTTAAAGACTTGATTGCTTTGTTGTTTGTCGAATCTATcgacatatga
- the CBTS3 gene encoding germacrene C synthase-like isoform X1 encodes MSQSISPLICSHFAKFQSNIWRCNTSQLRVIHSSYASFGGRRKERVRRMNRAMDLSSSSRHLADFPSTIWGDHFLSYNSEITGLLITGSQPLQGKDVFKQFTNHDGKFKENHTNDVQGLLSLYEAAHMRVHDEEILEEALIFTTTHLESVIPNLSNSLKVQVTEALSHPIRKTIPRVGARKYIYIYENIGTHNDLLLKFAKLDFNMLQKLHLKELNELTSWWKDLDCANKFPYAKDRLVEAYFWTVGIYFEPQYSRSRSMITKVVKMNSIIDDTYDAYATFDELVLFTDAIQRWDEGAMDSLPTYLRSIYQGLLDVFNEMEEVLAKEGKADRIYYAKKEMKKLVAAYFKEAQWLNANYIPKCEEYMKNGVVTSTGTMYGIISLVVMEEIITKEAFEWLANEPLILRAASTICRLMDDMADHEVEQQREHVASFVECYMEEYGVSKQEAYVEMRKKITNACKDINKELLRPTAVPMFILERTLNFIRLVGTFLKDDDGYTNPKSQVKDLIALLFVESIDI; translated from the exons atgagTCAATCAATTTCTCCATTAATCTGTTCTCACTTTGCGAAATTTCAGTCGAATATTTGGAGATGCAATACTTCTCAACTCAGAGTTATACACTCATCATATGCCTCTTTTGGagggagaagaaaagagagagtaaGAAGAATGAATCGAGCAATGGATCTTTCTTCAAGCTCTCGTCATTTGGCAGATTTTCCCTCAACAATTTGGGGTGACCATTTTCTCTCCTACAATTCTGAAATAACA GGTCTATTGATAACAGGCTCTCAACCTTTACAAGGTAaag ATGTGTTCAAGCAATTCACTAACCATGACGGAAAATTCAAGGAAAATCATACTAATGATGTTCAAGGATTACTGAGTTTGTATGAAGCAGCACATATGAGAGTGCACGACGAGGAAATTCTAGAAGAAGCTCTTATATTTACCACGACTCATCTCGAGTCCGTGATCCCGAATTTGAGCAACTCGCTTAAGGTACAAGTTACTGAAGCCTTAAGCCATCCTATTCGCAAAACTATACCAAGGGTGGGAGCAAggaaatacatatacatatatgaaAACATTGGAACACATAATGATTTGCTTTTGAAATTTGCAAAGTTGGACTTCAACATGTTACAAAAGCTTCATCTAAAAGAGCTTAACGAGCTAACAAG CTGGTGGAAAGATTTGGATTGTGCAAACAAATTTCCATATGCGAAGGACAGATTAGTAGAAGCTTACTTTTGGACGGTGGGAATATATTTTGAACCTCAATATAGTCGTTCAAGAAGTATGATAACAAAAGTAGTCAAAATGAACTCCATTATTGATGACACTTATGATGCTTATGCAACTTTTGATGAGCTTGTGCTTTTCACGGATGCGATCCAAAG ATGGGACGAAGGTGCCATGGATTCATTACCGACATATCTGAGATCTATTTATCAAGGTCTTCTCGACGTTTTCAATGAAATGGAAGAAGTATTGGCTAAAGAAGGTAAAGCAGATCGAATCTACTATGCAAAAAAAGAG ATGAAAAAGTTGGTGGCAGCCTATTTTAAGGAAGCTCAATGGTTGAATGCTAACTACATTCCAAAATGTGAGGAGTATATGAAAAATGGAGTTGTAACCTCTACCGGTACGATGTATGGAATAATTTCTTTGGTTGTTATGGAGGAAATTATAACAAAAGAGGCTTTTGAATGGTTGGCAAATGAACCTTTGATTCTTCGAGCTGCATCAACAATCTGTAGATTAATGGATGATATGGCTGATCATGAA GTTGAACAACAAAGAGAACACGTTGCTTCATTTGTTGAGTGCTACATGGAAGAATATGGAGTTTCAAAGCAAGAAGCATATGTTGAGATGCGGAAAAAAATCACAAATGCGTGTAAAGATATAAATAAGGAACTCCTGCGCCCTACTGCAGTACCAATGTTTATCCTCGAACGAACTTTAAATTTTATCAGATTGGTCGGCACATTTTTGAAGGATGATGATGGATACACAAATCCCAAATCCCAAGTTAAAGACTTGATTGCTTTGTTGTTTGTCGAATCTATcgacatatga
- the LOC104224253 gene encoding transcription factor UNE12-like isoform X1, protein MAGNPPEGYAAGDDFLEQILAIPSYSSLPVTDIGACASSKTTSSDSVSGASQLQQPPQPLGLSLDNGRDDVSRSGAFAVKHVSVPFQGQPTSSTAVTVPHPPAIRPRARARRGQATDPHIIAERLRRERISERIKALQELVPSCNKTDRAAMLDEILDYVKFLRLQVKVI, encoded by the exons ATGGCTGGCAATCCACCGGAGGGCTACGCCGCCGGCGACGATTTTCTCGAGCAAATTCTGGCTATTCCTTCTTACTCTAGCCTCCCGGTAACTGATATTGGTGCCTGTGCTTCATCGAAAACGACGTCGTCCGATTCAGTATCTGGTGCCTCTCAGCTCCAGCAGCCGCCGCAGCCGTTGGGGTTAAGCTTAGATAATGGCCGTGATGACGTCAGCAGATCCGGAGCTTTTGCAGTGAAGCACGTAAGTGTA CCTTTTCAAGGTCAGCCAACATCAAGCACAGCGGTAACTGTACCACACCCACCTGCAATTCGTCCTAGGGCTCGGGCACGAAGAGGACAGGCCACAGATCCACATATTATTGCTGAGCGG TTAAGAAGAGAAAGGATATCGGAAAGAATAAAGGCTTTACAGGAACTTGTCCCCAGCTGCAACAAG ACCGACAGGGCAGCAATGCTTGATGAGATTCTGGACTACGTGAAGTTCTTAAGGCTTCAAGTTAAGGTAATTTGA
- the LOC104224253 gene encoding transcription factor UNE12-like isoform X2 translates to MAGNPPEGYAAGDDFLEQILAIPSYSSLPVTDIGACASSKTTSSDSVSGASQLQQPPQPLGLSLDNGRDDVSRSGAFAVKHPFQGQPTSSTAVTVPHPPAIRPRARARRGQATDPHIIAERLRRERISERIKALQELVPSCNKTDRAAMLDEILDYVKFLRLQVKVI, encoded by the exons ATGGCTGGCAATCCACCGGAGGGCTACGCCGCCGGCGACGATTTTCTCGAGCAAATTCTGGCTATTCCTTCTTACTCTAGCCTCCCGGTAACTGATATTGGTGCCTGTGCTTCATCGAAAACGACGTCGTCCGATTCAGTATCTGGTGCCTCTCAGCTCCAGCAGCCGCCGCAGCCGTTGGGGTTAAGCTTAGATAATGGCCGTGATGACGTCAGCAGATCCGGAGCTTTTGCAGTGAAGCAC CCTTTTCAAGGTCAGCCAACATCAAGCACAGCGGTAACTGTACCACACCCACCTGCAATTCGTCCTAGGGCTCGGGCACGAAGAGGACAGGCCACAGATCCACATATTATTGCTGAGCGG TTAAGAAGAGAAAGGATATCGGAAAGAATAAAGGCTTTACAGGAACTTGTCCCCAGCTGCAACAAG ACCGACAGGGCAGCAATGCTTGATGAGATTCTGGACTACGTGAAGTTCTTAAGGCTTCAAGTTAAGGTAATTTGA